One Leuconostoc mesenteroides subsp. mesenteroides ATCC 8293 genomic window, TTAAACTATCAAACAATGGTGATACCCACTTCGCTTCATAAACCAAATTAGCTAACTGTTGTTCCACAATTGGCTTGAAATGAGCAACATCACGCTCTAGTGTTAAATCTTCCAAATCCTTATGTGCTGTCATCAGTACAGCTGCAGCTGGTGCTTCATAAATCTCACGTGACTTAATGCCAACCAAACGATTTTCAATATGATCGATACGGCCAATACCATGCTTTCCAGCAATCTCATTAACCGCCACAATGAGCTTTTCTAATGACAATACTTCACCATTAAGCGCAACTGGCACACCAGCTTCGAAAGTAACATCGATAAATTCTGGTGTATCTGGTGCATCTTCAATGGCAGTTGTTAATGCAAATGCATCTTCTGGCGCTTGGTTCCATGGGTTTTCTAAGATACCAGCTTCATTGGCACGTCCCCATAAGTTCTCATCGATTGAGTATGGTGAATCTAAATCAATAGGTACCGGAACATCATGTTCTTGTGCATATTGAATCTCTTCTTCACGTGACCACTGGAAATCACGAATGGGTGCTTCAATCTTCATGTCAGGGTCCAATGCATGAATTGCGGCCTCGAAACGTACTTGATCGTTACCATGACCCGTTGAGCCATGCGCAATCGCAACGGCATCATTTTCATGTGCGATATCAACTAACTTTTTGATGATTAATGGACGAGACAAGGCTGATACCATTGGATATTCGCCTTCATACATCATGTTAGCTTTAATAACTGGTGCAACATATTTATCTGCAAATTCAGCTTTTGCATCGATAACGATTGATTGTTTGGCACCAACTTTTAAGGCTTTTGCTTGAATTTCATTTAAATTCTTGCCATGTTGCCCAACGTCCAAAACAACTGCGATAACATCGTACCCTTTATCCTTTAACCAAGGAATGGCTACTGAAGTATCTAAACCGCCGGAGTATGCTAATACTAATGTGTCTGTCATAATTTTGCCCTCATCATTTTTTCTTTAGCTATTTGATGATTATATATTAACCCCGTTTGATTAAATATGCAATAATATTTCGTTTATATACAGTATAAAAGTGAATATATGCTATTTTATTGTATATTTAATAAAAAAAAGCAGATAAGACGAATTTATTCATCTTATTTGCTTTATTAATTGTACTGTTTATTCCCAAACTGGGCGCAATAAATGTGTCTGTTCTGGCTTAGGGCCAACAGCGAAACTTAATAGATCAACTTCCAATAATTCAGAAATTCTTTTCAAATAGTTTTGTGCATTAATTGGTAATTCGTCAAACTTCGTGACATCAGTAATATCTTCATCCCAACCAGGCAATGTCTCAAAATTAACATCTAGTCCTTGGAACCAAGTATCTGATGCTGGGAAATGATGAATTTCTTCACCTTTATAAGTATATGATGTTGCAATTTTAACTTCTTTTAACCCAGATAAAACATCTAATGAGTTAATAGCTAGTTTCGTTAAGCCAGATACTTGCACTGCATGACGCAATGCAACAGCATCTAACCAACCAATTCGGCGTGGGCGCTTTGTCACAACACCATATTCATGACCAATTTCACGAATATGGTCCGCTGTATCATTAAACAATTCTGTGGGGAATGGTCCTGAGCCAACGCGTGATGTATAAGCTTTAATAACGCCCACAACATCTTGAATTTGCTTTGGTCCTACACCCGCGCCATTCATAACGCCACCAGCAGTTGGATTTGAACTAGTAACAAATGGGTATGTGCCGTGGTCTACATCTAACATGACCCCTTGGGCTCCTTCGAAAACCACACGTTTGTTTTCTTTCATTTGTTGACCAAGTAAGTAAGATGTATCAGTGACATACGGTGCCAATTGACGACCATATTCAACATATTTATCATATATTTCATTATAGTCAAGCGCTTCTTCACCATATAACTTGGTTAATTGCGCATTCTTGAATGGTAAGTACTCTTTTAATAACTTACCAAAAATTTCAGGGTCAATTAAATCAGCAACACGAATACCAACACGTGAAATTTTATCTGTATAAGCTGGGCCGATACCCTTTTTTGTTGTACCAATACGATTATTTGATGCTGTTTCAGATGCTTTGTCTAATGCGATATGATAAGGCATAATCACATGCGCACGATTTGAAATAATCAAATTTTCAACTGTAACACCCTGAGATTCAACTTCTTTTATTTCTGCTAACAATGCTTCTGGATTAATAACCACACCGTTACCCAAAATAGCAAGTTGTCCCTTTGTGACAATTCCTGATGGCAATGCTGATAACTCAAATTTTGTATCACCATGCCAAATTGTGTGTCCTGCGTTATTACCACCTTGATAACGCACTACTGCGTCCGCATGTTCCGCGAAAAAGTCAACGATCTTTCCTTTTCCTTCATCACCCCATTGCGAACCAACAACAATTACACCAGACATATATTTTTTCTCCTATAACACTAATAGCTGCTTTCAGACGGGATAGGCTTGTCGGAGAAAACTAACTATTACAAAAAATAGTTAATCTGTTTGCACCTATCCGTGAGTGTCCCTCTATCAATGTTGCTTTTTTAGTAAAAAACGAACATTAAATACGTTAATCGCTTTTTACTTATCCATTTTACCATAATTATAAATTATATTTTGAGAATATTACTAATTATTTCTAACATTTATAGTGTATGTCTTAGTTTAGTGCTCTTTCAGCTAAATATGAAAGACAATTATTGTCCTTTTTGAAAGTAATTGTAAAAAAAATACATCCATTGATGTATTTTACCTACCTAATCAGCGGTTGTATAAACTGCCAAAACGTCTTCATTATCTTCTAATTCATCGACTAACTTATCCAACTTCTCGCGATCTTCTTCTAAAATGTCCATTGGATTTTGAGCGATCATTGTCACTTCTGCGTCTTCAAAAACATATCCAGCTTCTGTCAAAGCCGATTCAACAGCTTGGAAATCAGCTGGCTCTGTATAGATTTCAAAAACATCATCAGAAGTTTGCATGTCCTCCGCACCTGCTTCCAACGCAGCCTCTAGCACTGTGTCTTCGTCTAAATCGGGAAACGCACTACGATCAATAGCAAGATAACCCCTACGATCAAAGTGAAATGCCACTGATCCTGAAGTTCCCAATGCACCGCCAGCGTGCTTGAATGAGTTACGAACACTTGATACCGTGCGGTTAATATTATCTGTAGACGCTTCGACGAGAACAGCTACTCCAGCAGTACCATACCCTTCGTAAGTGACTTCTTCAAACTTAGCGCCATTTGCGCCAGAAGCCTTATCTAACGCACGTTGTATGTTTTCCTTAGGCATGTTAGCGGCCTTAGCTTTTTCAACAACTAATCGCAATGATGCGTTCATATCTGGATCTGCACCGCCGGCCTTTGCAGCAACATATAAGTCGTGCGCTATCTTTTGAAAAATTTTACCACGCTTAGCATCTTGGGCGTTTTTACGACCTTGAATGTTATGCCATTTACTATGTCCTGACATTGTGTCATCTCCTTGAAATTAATGAATAACGCTTCTATTTTAACAAAAAATAACTACAATTTCCAGTAAGCACAGTTTAAATCATTAATATTGATTACCGCCCAAAAGCTCCAAATATGACATTGCTGAACTGGCAATCAATGCTGCCAAAATATCGTCTAAGTAAACATTAATGCTATCGGTCTTGTCGTTAATTTCTCCAATTAACCCTGGCTTTAGGTCATCTAACAAACCATAATGCACTGTTGCAGCCGCAGAAAATTGTTGCGTAATTGCAATTGCCAAAATTTCATCAACATTATGACCATTGGCATCGCGTTGCAAGCGTGCTTTTAAGGGTTGGTCATCGGGCATAACTTCTGCTTGCTCATCAAGGTATATCGCAGTCAAAATAATATCAGCTACTTCATCTTTGTAAAGAACATGTGCAATAGATTTGGCCAATACTTCTTCATTAATGGTATCTTTGTATTTGCCACTCAAAAATGTACGTGTGCCTTCGGCGATATCATTGGTAGTCACACCTCGACGTGCGAGCGTTGTGATTGCTGATTCTTGTAATTCTTTAGTCATTTTGGTTTTTCCTTCTTTATATTCTTGTGTTAACATAACGACGAGTTAAGATAACGTGTGGAATTTCATCCAAAGCCGTTTTTACCAACTCTTGTTGTTCTTCAGTAAAGTCGTTAATTGCCACCATTGTATAGGCATAATTTCCAACAGCACGATTACTTAACTGTTCAATGTTGATATTATGATCACCAAAGAACTTTGAAATTTGTCCCAACATATTCGGCACATTTTCGTGAATAATACCAACGCGATACTTAGTCGTGAATGGTTCATTAATATCTGGATAATTAACTGAATTTACAATATTTCCTGTTGTTAAATACTCATCTAGTTGACGTGCAGCCATCAAAGCACTCGTGTCCTCTGCTTCAATAGTTGATCCACCAATATGCGGCGTAATAATAACCTTAGGATTATCAAACAAAACACTGTCAGCAAAATCAGTGATATAGACACGTAACTGATCATTATCCAACGCTTCCTTTGCAGCTTCATCATCAACAATGCCGCCTCTTGACAAGTTGAGTAACGCAGCCGTTGGCTTCATCAGATGCAATTTATCCGCATCAATGAAATAACGATTTTTCTCTTCTAATGGAATATGAACAGTCACATAGTCGGCTTGCTCTAATACTTCCTCAACACTTCTTGCATGAACAATATGACGATCGACACGCCAAGCTGTATTGGCATTCAACCCAGGATCATAACCAATAACGTCCATATCAAGAGCTAAGGCGGTATTAGCAACTTTTGATCCAACGTTTCCTAAACCAATAACACCCAGTTTCTTTCCTGCTAGTTCTGTGCCACGGTAACCGCCTTTATTTGACTCTGTGCGCAAAGACACATCCCCGCCCCGTGTATCATTAGCAAATTGTATAGCACCAACTACTGGTCGTGCTGCCAAAACTAGTGATGCAATTGTTAGTTCTTTCACGGCATTTGCATTCCCACCAGGCGTATTAAAAATAGCAATACCACGTTTTGATAATTCCTCAACAGGAATATTATTAAAGCCAGCACCAGCACGAACAATGGCACGAACATTATCATCGATTGGTTCATCGTGTAAATTTTGTGAACGTAACAAGATGCCTTTTGGCGCATCATTACCGTTAATGTCGTAGTGATGGTCTTTCAAATAGTCCAGTCCTTTAGAACTAATAGCATTATAAGTTTTAATGTTTGTCATTTGTAATTATTTTCTGCTTTCTTCAAAAATGTAATTAAGGCATCAACTGCTTCAATAGGTTGTGCATTGTATAATGAAGCACGGAAACCGCCAACCGACCGATGACCACTTAAATTAAATAAACCTTCTTTAGTTGCGTCTTTGGCTATTGCTTGATCTCGTTCTAAGTCTGCTGTAGTAAAGACAACGTTTGTCAGTGAACGTGCCGATTCATCAACCAATGCATGATAAAATGTAGAGTTATCTAGGTAATCATACAATTTTGAAGACTTCTCAATATTTTGCGCATACATACTGTCAACGCCTCCCTGCTCTTGTACCCACTCAAGTACTAAGTTCAGAGCGTAAATCGAAAATACTGGCGGTGTATTATACATTGAATGCTTGTCCAGATAGTTTTGATAACGCAACATTGAACCTACGTTTTCAATATTTTGTTCTTTTAACCAATCTTTTTTGACGATAGCAACCGTAACGCCAGCTGGCCCAAGGTTCTTTTGCGCCCCCGCAAAAATAGCATCAAAATCATTGACATCATATGGCTCTGCCAAAATATTTGAACTCATATCTGCTGTTAATCGACCAACGGTTTTAGGCAAAATCGATTGATGGTAAGTAGCACCCTCGATTGTGTTATTGGTCGTTAGATGTAGGTAATCATACTCATCGGCGTTGAAATCTGTAGATAACATAGGTAAATGATGATAATGATCCACTTTGGAGCTGTCCAAAATTGTTGCTTGTTTACCAATAGTAACTGCTGCCTGCGCTGCCTTTGAGGCAAAGTTACCTGAATCTAAAACAGCAATTCTATTCTTATTATTGGCAAAGTTAAGTGGCAACATTTCAAATTGCGTGGATCCCCCACCCTGAATAAATGCAACACCATAATCATCTGATATATTCATTAAATCACGCAAACGTTCTTCAGCGCTGTTAATGATTTCTTCAAATTGCGTGGAGCGATGCGAGATTTCTATGATGGACATATGCGTAAATTCATTTTTGATGAATTCATTTTTAATCTTAGTGAGAACTGGCGTTGGTAGAACACCTGGACCAGCAGAAAAATTATAGTTTGTCATTAAAAATCCCTTTCAATATACAAAAAGACAACACAAGTATACACACCCATGTTGTCCGTCATTTCTACGTTATCTGTACGCAAAGAATCCCGATCACATGAGTGGTCGAGTGGAGGATGATGTTTGATTGAAGAATAATTTGTTCATAATACATCCCTGCTTCTTTGAATAATTTAATAGTACTATACCAGAAAAATTTGTCAACCCTTACTTTTTCAGGTATAATAAAAAAGTTGAACCGCGGATATGGCGGAACTGGCAGACGCGTACCGTTCAGGTCGGTATGGTGGCAACACCGTGCAGGTTCGATTCCTGTTATCCGCATAAAAAAAGACTTAACTTTTCAGTTAGGTCTTTTTTTATATACTTATAATGCTTGCGCAGCAGTAATAATAGCTACTTTATAAACATCCTCTTCATTGGCTCCTCGCGATAAATCAGAAACAGGTTTTGCTAAGCCTTGTAAAATAGGTCCAATCGCTTCAAACCCACCCAAGCGTTGTGCAATTTTATAGCCAATATTACCTGCTTCTAGACTTGGGAAAATAAATGTGTTCGCTTTACCTGCGACTTTTGAATCAGGCGCCTTTGCGGCAGCAACAGATTCAACAAACGCAGCATCAAACTGTAACTCTCCATCAATTGAGTCCGCCAGTTCAGGTGCTAACTTCTTAGCCAATGCAGTGGCAGTTGCCACCTTATCGACCAAGGGTGATTTCGCGGAGCCCTTAGTTGAAAATGAAAGCATCGCAACTTTTGGTTCAATATCAAACACTTGAGCTGTGTGGGCTGATTGTATTGCAATTTCAGCCATCGTGTCCGAATCAATGTCAATGTTAATGGCAGCGTCCGCAAATACATAACGCTCTTCGCCTTTTTGCATAATGAATGCACCAGAAATACGTGATGAGCCAGGCGCCGTTTTAATGATCTGCAACGCAGGACGAACTGTATCACCAGTTGGATGTACTGCGCCTGACACCATACCGTCAGCTTTGCCAGTATAAACCAGCATTGTCCCAAAATAGTTAACATTTTGTAGCCATTTGGCAGCTGTCTCAGCGTCTGTTTTCCCTTTGCGCCTTTCGACAAGTGTCGCATTTAATTTTGCCAATTCATTCTCATCATATGAAGCAGGATCAATCGTCTCTATGTTCGATAAATCAAAGTTATGGGCTTGGGCAGTTTTTGAAATTTCCTGTGCATCCCCCAACAATATTGGCTCGATCAAATTATCAGCTGCTAATCTGATAGCTGCGCCCTGGATACGGGGATCTTCACCTTCCGGAAATACAATTGTCTTATTTTGACCGGTAATTTTATTTTTTAATTGCTCAAAAAGTTCCATAAATTCCTCCAAATTCGCTGCTACGAATTAATTATTTACAATTTAATTGTAACAGACAACTACACAAAAGTCTGTGTATTTAGTAATATTTGTGAATTTATTCACTCATTTCAACCAATCAATAGGTTGTCGCCCCTTAGCAACTAAAAAGTGATTTGCTTTTGAGAATGGTTGACTTCCAAAAAAGCCACGGTAAGCTGATAGTGGGCTTGGATGGGCACTCATTAAGACGAGATGCTTAGACTCATCAATAAATTGACGTTTCGATTGGGCAAACTTTCCCCACAAAATAAAAACTTTCGGTGCATCATCTTCAGAAGCAATTTGGATCAAACTGTCCGTCAACGGCTCCCAAATTTTCCCTTGGTGCGCATTAGCCTGCCCTTCTGGAACTGTTAAGACAGCATTTAGTAGCAATACACCTTGTGTGGACCAGCTGGTTAAATCATGAGATTGACGAGGCCCAACATCTGTCGAAAGCTCTTTTAAAATATTCTGTAAGGAAGGTGGTGCTGGCACGTTTTCAGGAACTGAGAAGCTCAATCCTTGGGCCTGACCAATATTGTGATATGGATCTTGCCCCATGATGACCACTTTCGTCTCAGGCAAAGGTGTTTTCTCAAGAGCAGCAAATATATTTTTTTGCTGTGGAAAAATATGAGCATCTTCCCGGTAAGTTGATTGAATAAACTGCGCGACTTGTTTTAAATACTCAGGATTTAACTTGGCCTTAACAGCTGGTGCCCAAGTTGTATGTGATAATGGCATTTTCTTCTTCTTTCGTGATAAACTTGTAATTGAATACGAGGTTTGCAAATGACAAAATATTACTTACGTCAACGACATAGTATTAATGATGGCGTCAACATTGTTTTCGACCAAGATTTTAAAGCGTCTTATTTAGTGTCTGGCCGTTCTGGTAAAAAATCTGACGAAATTCAAGTTCAAGACATGTCCGGTCGCGTTTTGGTGCGCATCCGCCAAACATCTTATGGTATTATACCAAGATTTACCCTCAACTACCGTGGGCATATCGTCGGGTCAATTAGTTTTACACTAGGCCATATTAGTGACTTTGTTTATGTTCGACATTTAAGCTGGTTAATATCTGGTAATTTCATTGCAAATCGATACTTCATATACCACAATACCAAAAAATTGCTTAGTGTGAAACCGGAAAATCGACCAGATGGTCTATATAATCAATTGAATGTCACATTTGATGCTCAGGCTCCTGTTCATATTGCAATTGCAGCGTTACTCGATATTTGGGGCGTAAAATCAAATCCATTAAAACACTTTAACTGGCTCAAAGGGCCAAATAACTTATCCTATCGCTCAACATACACAAAATAAAAAAGCATGATGTCTCAATTAGCGACTCATGCTTTTTTATATTAAATCATCTCCAAGTGCAATTGTTGTGGCTTTGCCCAACCCATTTTACGCATGAAACGATAACCAACAAATGAAACAATCACGGGAACACCTACACCGATAATCATGTAAGCAGCAAATGCAGCAGGATTTGAACCAGCCAATGCCAACGGAACGATAAATGAATTAAATCCAATACCAGCCATTGAGAAAGGTGCAGTAACATTAAACGCGATTGTTGCGATTGGTGCAGCAATTGCTGCGCCAATCATTGGTGGAATAATCAAGGCAGGATTTTCAGTCAAATTTGGAAATTGAATTTTTGGTGTAACAATACCTTGAGCAATTGTTGCGCCAATTTTATTTTCATGAAATGACATTGCAGGGAAGCCAACGAATACAGCCGTTGTACCGATTAAGATTGCTCCTGCAGCCTCTGGTGAAGTTACACCCGTTGCACCAATTGCCACAGCTAAAGCTGCTGCGGAGGCTGGTGTCATGGTCATTGCACCAAAGGCCATTGCAACAATGGCTGTACCAATAATTGGATTAACTGCAACACTCGAAGCAATAAACTTTCCGATTGCGACCAACGCCGGTGTCGTAACAGCTGCCAAGTAGTACCCTGACACCGTGCCAACAATTGTGGTCGCCGCTGGTACAATGACCATATCTAATGGTGTCTTACCACTCAACCACTTACCAAACAATACGGCAATCACACCAGCCATAACAGCTGAAATTGGTTGTCCAGTGGTCATTATAGCTGAACCAGCAGCTTGTGCACCAGCGTATCCGGTTGCTGTCACACCCTCCACGGCTTTATCTGTGAAGAAAACAGCGTTAGCACCAACCGCTGAGGCAGCCATCGCACTAAACATAACCATTGTATTCGTTTTCATTTGTGATGCAATCGCGGCGCCAAATGCTGCTGGTAACATAATTTTAGTGATTGCACCCATTTGGACCATCGGTGCCCAGTGGATGAATCCTGCAATCGTTTGCAGCAATAATCCCATACCCAAGGTAACCAAAATGGCGTTTGAGACAGCTGCACTGACTTTATAAACAGTGTCACGAACTGACTCCTTTTCTTGAGCTACTTTTTCTTTAATTTGATCTGTATCAATTTTATGTTGTGGTGTAATTGCGTTTTGTGCCATGTTATTTCTCCTGTTTAATAACTTAATTCCAATATGAGCTACTAACAATCGTTGAGAAAAATAAAACGTCCCAACGATTGCTCGTTAGGACGTTTCCTACCTAACCAGCTACTCTGACTCTTTTAGTAAAGTCTAGTAGCTGATTATTGCTCAAATAACAACCTACTAGACTCAAATGAGAAGGAGGTTGAGGAGGAGTGCGTTATTTTGATGTGCTTGTACATTTTTAGCCATGATGCGTCTCCATTTTTTGAGCGAATTACTCGCTTGTTTCTATGAGTAATAATATACCCTAATAACATTTATATGTCAATACTTTTTTATAAATCTAATAAAACTCTCCAAAACTATAGTATAATAAACAAGGAGGAAAAATATTATGAAACAGATATTTCAATTTATTGGGGCCGTGGTTACAGCGATTATTGGGCTGTTAATTTTGATTCCTGTCATTTTAACAATTATTGGCGTAGCAGTTCCGGTCGTACTTAGCATTATTGGCATTGCACTCTTCGTTGCCTTAATTATAGCTGCTGTTGCTGGCATTATTGGCTTAGTTGCATTTTGGCGTTTCAGAAAAAATATCAAAGATAACGAATTTGAGTTTGTTAGAAATGGTAAACATTTCAACATACATATTAGTAAGGACGGTACCAAGGTAAACCATCGACGTGATGTAACAAATGACGATGAAGATTAAACTAGCGCAATATGCTCAGCAATTTTCTGACAGCCCAGATACGTTGGTTAAAATAAATGCAGCTCGTAAGGCATTACAGTCCCTTGCTCAGCATACTTTACCCGAAAACCCCCTACCTCAGCTTAGTTTTTCTAGTCAAGATATTCTATCCGATTTACGACTGATGCCTCTTGATGATTTACTTTCTGAATTTCGACAAACAATTATTAAGTCTTTTGGCGTCTGGCATTTGCCAAATAAGCTTTGGTTATCGGATTTAAATCAATTTATTGATGGCCGACGAGTTTTAGAAATCATGTCAGGAAATGGCGTTATTTCTAGCCAATTGCGCCTTTTTGGCAATAACGTCATCGCAACAGATAACTTCGACTGGCACGGTCAAGATATACAGCATCCTGATTTATGGACAGAAGTTATCTGTTTAGATGCATTGGAAGCTATAAAAGCAATGTCCTATGATGTGGTTATTCTAAGCTGGGCACCTGATACAGATGAAACGGACTGGCAAGTTCTACAAGGCCTACGTGCGCAAC contains:
- a CDS encoding adenylosuccinate synthase → MSGVIVVGSQWGDEGKGKIVDFFAEHADAVVRYQGGNNAGHTIWHGDTKFELSALPSGIVTKGQLAILGNGVVINPEALLAEIKEVESQGVTVENLIISNRAHVIMPYHIALDKASETASNNRIGTTKKGIGPAYTDKISRVGIRVADLIDPEIFGKLLKEYLPFKNAQLTKLYGEEALDYNEIYDKYVEYGRQLAPYVTDTSYLLGQQMKENKRVVFEGAQGVMLDVDHGTYPFVTSSNPTAGGVMNGAGVGPKQIQDVVGVIKAYTSRVGSGPFPTELFNDTADHIREIGHEYGVVTKRPRRIGWLDAVALRHAVQVSGLTKLAINSLDVLSGLKEVKIATSYTYKGEEIHHFPASDTWFQGLDVNFETLPGWDEDITDVTKFDELPINAQNYLKRISELLEVDLLSFAVGPKPEQTHLLRPVWE
- the pta gene encoding phosphate acetyltransferase, whose protein sequence is MELFEQLKNKITGQNKTIVFPEGEDPRIQGAAIRLAADNLIEPILLGDAQEISKTAQAHNFDLSNIETIDPASYDENELAKLNATLVERRKGKTDAETAAKWLQNVNYFGTMLVYTGKADGMVSGAVHPTGDTVRPALQIIKTAPGSSRISGAFIMQKGEERYVFADAAINIDIDSDTMAEIAIQSAHTAQVFDIEPKVAMLSFSTKGSAKSPLVDKVATATALAKKLAPELADSIDGELQFDAAFVESVAAAKAPDSKVAGKANTFIFPSLEAGNIGYKIAQRLGGFEAIGPILQGLAKPVSDLSRGANEEDVYKVAIITAAQAL
- a CDS encoding PTS transporter subunit IIC, giving the protein MAQNAITPQHKIDTDQIKEKVAQEKESVRDTVYKVSAAVSNAILVTLGMGLLLQTIAGFIHWAPMVQMGAITKIMLPAAFGAAIASQMKTNTMVMFSAMAASAVGANAVFFTDKAVEGVTATGYAGAQAAGSAIMTTGQPISAVMAGVIAVLFGKWLSGKTPLDMVIVPAATTIVGTVSGYYLAAVTTPALVAIGKFIASSVAVNPIIGTAIVAMAFGAMTMTPASAAALAVAIGATGVTSPEAAGAILIGTTAVFVGFPAMSFHENKIGATIAQGIVTPKIQFPNLTENPALIIPPMIGAAIAAPIATIAFNVTAPFSMAGIGFNSFIVPLALAGSNPAAFAAYMIIGVGVPVIVSFVGYRFMRKMGWAKPQQLHLEMI
- a CDS encoding YebC/PmpR family DNA-binding transcriptional regulator; the protein is MSGHSKWHNIQGRKNAQDAKRGKIFQKIAHDLYVAAKAGGADPDMNASLRLVVEKAKAANMPKENIQRALDKASGANGAKFEEVTYEGYGTAGVAVLVEASTDNINRTVSSVRNSFKHAGGALGTSGSVAFHFDRRGYLAIDRSAFPDLDEDTVLEAALEAGAEDMQTSDDVFEIYTEPADFQAVESALTEAGYVFEDAEVTMIAQNPMDILEEDREKLDKLVDELEDNEDVLAVYTTAD
- a CDS encoding phosphatidylglycerophosphatase A family protein, with the protein product MTKELQESAITTLARRGVTTNDIAEGTRTFLSGKYKDTINEEVLAKSIAHVLYKDEVADIILTAIYLDEQAEVMPDDQPLKARLQRDANGHNVDEILAIAITQQFSAAATVHYGLLDDLKPGLIGEINDKTDSINVYLDDILAALIASSAMSYLELLGGNQY
- a CDS encoding SAM-dependent methyltransferase, with product MTMKIKLAQYAQQFSDSPDTLVKINAARKALQSLAQHTLPENPLPQLSFSSQDILSDLRLMPLDDLLSEFRQTIIKSFGVWHLPNKLWLSDLNQFIDGRRVLEIMSGNGVISSQLRLFGNNVIATDNFDWHGQDIQHPDLWTEVICLDALEAIKAMSYDVVILSWAPDTDETDWQVLQGLRAQHFNGDFIVIGEKNGATNSQLFWQNAKLARPKKLNQHHQPFDFISDQVWLVQ
- a CDS encoding argininosuccinate synthase, with amino-acid sequence MTDTLVLAYSGGLDTSVAIPWLKDKGYDVIAVVLDVGQHGKNLNEIQAKALKVGAKQSIVIDAKAEFADKYVAPVIKANMMYEGEYPMVSALSRPLIIKKLVDIAHENDAVAIAHGSTGHGNDQVRFEAAIHALDPDMKIEAPIRDFQWSREEEIQYAQEHDVPVPIDLDSPYSIDENLWGRANEAGILENPWNQAPEDAFALTTAIEDAPDTPEFIDVTFEAGVPVALNGEVLSLEKLIVAVNEIAGKHGIGRIDHIENRLVGIKSREIYEAPAAAVLMTAHKDLEDLTLERDVAHFKPIVEQQLANLVYEAKWVSPLFDSLMAFIDSTQQNVNGVVKMKLFKGNATAVARQSEHNSLYDEDLATYTSSSSFDQASAVGFIKLWTLSNTVYEQVNHVHSQAKKNTVK
- a CDS encoding LURP-one-related/scramblase family protein, yielding MTKYYLRQRHSINDGVNIVFDQDFKASYLVSGRSGKKSDEIQVQDMSGRVLVRIRQTSYGIIPRFTLNYRGHIVGSISFTLGHISDFVYVRHLSWLISGNFIANRYFIYHNTKKLLSVKPENRPDGLYNQLNVTFDAQAPVHIAIAALLDIWGVKSNPLKHFNWLKGPNNLSYRSTYTK
- a CDS encoding 3-phosphoglycerate dehydrogenase family protein translates to MTNIKTYNAISSKGLDYLKDHHYDINGNDAPKGILLRSQNLHDEPIDDNVRAIVRAGAGFNNIPVEELSKRGIAIFNTPGGNANAVKELTIASLVLAARPVVGAIQFANDTRGGDVSLRTESNKGGYRGTELAGKKLGVIGLGNVGSKVANTALALDMDVIGYDPGLNANTAWRVDRHIVHARSVEEVLEQADYVTVHIPLEEKNRYFIDADKLHLMKPTAALLNLSRGGIVDDEAAKEALDNDQLRVYITDFADSVLFDNPKVIITPHIGGSTIEAEDTSALMAARQLDEYLTTGNIVNSVNYPDINEPFTTKYRVGIIHENVPNMLGQISKFFGDHNINIEQLSNRAVGNYAYTMVAINDFTEEQQELVKTALDEIPHVILTRRYVNTRI
- a CDS encoding uracil-DNA glycosylase, whose translation is MPLSHTTWAPAVKAKLNPEYLKQVAQFIQSTYREDAHIFPQQKNIFAALEKTPLPETKVVIMGQDPYHNIGQAQGLSFSVPENVPAPPSLQNILKELSTDVGPRQSHDLTSWSTQGVLLLNAVLTVPEGQANAHQGKIWEPLTDSLIQIASEDDAPKVFILWGKFAQSKRQFIDESKHLVLMSAHPSPLSAYRGFFGSQPFSKANHFLVAKGRQPIDWLK
- the serC gene encoding 3-phosphoserine/phosphohydroxythreonine transaminase, with product MTNYNFSAGPGVLPTPVLTKIKNEFIKNEFTHMSIIEISHRSTQFEEIINSAEERLRDLMNISDDYGVAFIQGGGSTQFEMLPLNFANNKNRIAVLDSGNFASKAAQAAVTIGKQATILDSSKVDHYHHLPMLSTDFNADEYDYLHLTTNNTIEGATYHQSILPKTVGRLTADMSSNILAEPYDVNDFDAIFAGAQKNLGPAGVTVAIVKKDWLKEQNIENVGSMLRYQNYLDKHSMYNTPPVFSIYALNLVLEWVQEQGGVDSMYAQNIEKSSKLYDYLDNSTFYHALVDESARSLTNVVFTTADLERDQAIAKDATKEGLFNLSGHRSVGGFRASLYNAQPIEAVDALITFLKKAENNYK